Part of the Zingiber officinale cultivar Zhangliang chromosome 8A, Zo_v1.1, whole genome shotgun sequence genome, TTTAGGGAAACGGATAAGAGTCATGCACTTGTAAAATAAAGTCGCATGTGAGTTTTAAAGATGCAAGAGCATAACAAAAAAACAGTTTCTCCCTGCTGTTTTCCTTAGACCCTTCTGTACCCTCTCTGAACCCTATTGCACCCACGACACCACCTGCACTTGCCAACACCCTCTTTAGCACCAACACTTCTTCAATTGACCTCCTTTCCATTGGATTTGAGCCTTGATTCTCTACTATAGCTGCCACCTTTCTGGAATTTGCAAATCCAGCTCTCTTCATGGGCATCAACAATACAACTGTCAAGGGCCATCAAAACCCTTATGTACCCATCCTGAACCCTTCTGCACCGGCGACACCGCCTGCACTTGCCAACACCCCCTTAGCACCAACACCTCTTCAATTGACCTCATTTTCTTTGGATTTTCAGCCTTGACCCTCTACTATAGCTGCCACCTTTCTGGAATTTGTAATTCCAGCTCTCTTCACTGGAATCCTTCAAGACCTCTGTACTTGGGTTGGATACCAGGATTTTAAAGTCGAGTTAAGAATAGGCACCACATAATGGACACAACGTTCTCATGTTTTGCCCAAGTTCTGGATGCTCCAAGGAAAAAATGGAGGTTTGAGGGCTAAAAAGGAGCGTCAAGGGTCAAAAACTACACAGTAAACAGTGTCTAACTGgtgtagtttttttaaaaaaaatacacaacatAAACTAAAAAATATCAACTATAACATCCCAGGATCACTCCTAATCATTGTTCGACCTTATCAAGTATAAATGTACAATGCATTATGTTATATATATCATCTAAGGGGAGAGAAATTCTTAAATATGAGAGAGAATACCAAAACAAAGTAACATATGCTGTAATAAAAGAAATGCATTGAAGAAAACCAGCtgacaacacattcataaacatATTCGGTAGTAGTGAGTGCAATAGCTAAAGACTTAAAAAATGCCTTACCTTGCAGATGAACCGGTTAGCTTTGCAACTTCCTCTTCCATCCTAGAGAGAATTGCCTTTTGCTCTTCATTGGAAGCACTCACGAACTCCTTCACTAAAGCATCTAAGCTTGCCACAATACCAGCCTGCATTAGTCAAACCAATCTTCAAATACGGCTGAAGAACAAAGTTTGTCAATATGATCCTTCACATCTATCACTCACCTGGAAAGTAAGTTGACCATTCGCATCACGGCTAGTGCCACATTTCTcattaataaatttaacaaaatcatCCAACTCCCGTTCAGCCTCATAATCTTCACCAGCTTTGTTTTCCTTGGGAAAAAACTTCAAGGTAGGATAACCACCAACTCCATACCTGAAACGCAGAAGGCATCCCACTTAACAAACTAATTTCAGAATGAAAAAGTTGAAAATTCTGGTCCTCCCACATAGGAAATGACTAAATAGTCTTTAGTATAGTGAATTTTTAGATGAAATCATTCATATCAAACCAAATTATTGCTAACACCCTATCATAGTaaggatgatataccaaaaaaaaaattgactgaagaggacttcatcatgataatTTGAGAAATAATAATGATTAAGCACAAAATATAGCAGGTCATAATGCACATTTTCACACAATTTTCATGTCAGATGTTGGATAAGGTTGGAAGCATTTTAGGATCACACTTCTTCTCAAACATCAACGAATTCAAGTATTAAATTTGTAGAAAACAAGAATTGTGAGTGAATCTGATCCTCCTCTCAATCAGATGTTGATTCTGCATGTAAGGTATCAACTGGCATCACAATACCACAATTCCCCAAATGTAAATCTAGTACATAGGTGATTAGAAATACAAAACTCTTAGTTCGACAACTTTTTATCAAAATGTAAGTTTCAAAATACATATAATTCAATAACTGATGCCTACTTTCAACTTACTCTAAATTAACATCATATAATATTTCTCCAAGATCTAAATAGGTAGCAGAACTAATGAAGCATTCAAGGTACACAATTGACTGAATCCACATCAATGAATAAATCAACTTTCAACCTCAATTTGTTAGCTACTAGAATAAAGAACCAGATTCTAGATTGTGATCGTGCATGAAACTTAACAGTGTACACCAAATGAAAATTGCATATTCAAGACTTACTTTTCTGCTAAATCCTTGTATTTATCAGCATCCAAGTTAGCAATGACAACATCATCTTCCAATTTGTATGCATTGGCTAACTTCTCATATatctgcaacaaaaaaaaaatcaggttagATCTAGTAGTCTCATAATTAAAAACATGGCAAATATGACCTTAGGCTAATCTAGGGCTTAAGCACTGTCTCAACAAAAATACTCACAGGAGCAAGATGCTTGCAGTGGCCACACCTGTTTGAAGATTAAGAAACTTAGTCATCTACAGTGGATAAGGAAAAGTATCTAATGCTACAAATGGAGAGAAAAAAAGGAACCTCAGCAAATACACTAACCATGGTGCATAGAATTCAACAAGAACATCCTTATTTACATCAAGAACAATCTGGTCAAATGTCTCTGGAGTCAATACTACTACATTAGAAGGGATAGTTGCTAGTTTCACATTTGTTCCTACAACAAAAAGCCCACAAATAAAAGGTAAAAAATTAATTCAGGTGAAAGAATAATATTTGACCATATCTGAAATTGtcatttcaagaatttttagtaAATATAATTTGCATTGTACCCCCTTCAGTATTCACAAACTCAGTAAGTGCTTCTGCAGTTCGTGGACCTTCATATCTGCATGATTGTTCATATTTATTATGCATGTTCTgcgaaagattaaagaaaaacataaaacCAAAATGATGTATATAATTCCAGGACAGGATCATACACACTTTTTTGGTTCCAAGGACCCTTTAGGAAACCACTGAATTGTTGGGTATCCTGACACTCCATACTTGCTGCATATGCTCTTATGTTCGTCACAGTCCACCTAAATATAACAACAAAAAAGGTAAATTAAGCCCAATCACTACATGGCAGTATAGCACACTATGTAATGTGCGACATTTAGACTCAAAATGATCAGAAAAGATAAAACCAAAAAAGGAATCTGAGCATGTCATGTTCAGCAAAAGAGATGATGGTTCTTGGCCTGATTTAGAACGATGCTAACCTTCCCTATCA contains:
- the LOC122009957 gene encoding protein disulfide isomerase-like 2-2 — encoded protein: MGRSQIWFALGAVNLALLFAYAFADGDVVVLTEANFEKEVGQDRAALVEFYAPWCGHCKKLAPEYEKLGSSFKKAKSVLIGKVDCDEHKSICSKYGVSGYPTIQWFPKGSLEPKKYEGPRTAEALTEFVNTEGGTNVKLATIPSNVVVLTPETFDQIVLDVNKDVLVEFYAPWCGHCKHLAPIYEKLANAYKLEDDVVIANLDADKYKDLAEKYGVGGYPTLKFFPKENKAGEDYEAERELDDFVKFINEKCGTSRDANGQLTFQAGIVASLDALVKEFVSASNEEQKAILSRMEEEVAKLTGSSARYGKTYLKVAKSSFIKGTDYAKKEIERLQRILEKPINTVKADEFIIKKNILSTFAA